From Hippoglossus stenolepis isolate QCI-W04-F060 chromosome 6, HSTE1.2, whole genome shotgun sequence, a single genomic window includes:
- the kif5aa gene encoding kinesin family member 5Aa isoform X1, translating into MADIPAECNIKVLCRFRPLNQSEIVRGDLFLPKFQGDDTVAVGGRSYAFDHVFPTNTTQEQVYNTCAKQIVKDVLGGYNGTIFAYGQTASGKTHTMEGKLHDPHQMGIIPRIAEDIFNHIFAMDENLEFHIKVSYFEIYMDKIRDLLDVTKTNLSVHEDKNRVPYVKGCTERFVSSPDEVMDVIDEGKNNRHVAVTNMNEHSSRSHSIFLINIKQEHVETEQKLCGKLYLVDLAGSEKVSKTGAAGAVLDEAKNINKSLSALGNVISALAEGTKSHVPYRDSKMTRILQDSLGGNCRTTMFICCSPSSYNDTETKSTLMFGQRAKTIRNTASINLELTAEQWKRKFEKEKEKNKTLKDSITKLEGELNRWRNGENVPETEQTTADVVIHTVEERPILDNDTSSIVVRISEEERQKYEEEIRKLYKHLDDKDDEINLQCQFVEKLKQQMLDQDELLASSRGDGDKVQAELGRLQGESDSAKAEVKEVLQALEELAINYDQKSQEVEEKGLQNQLLADQLAQKMASLMELEAELSRMQEVSGQQRKRIADVLNGLMRDLSEFSTIVGNGEIKLPVEISGAIEEEFTVARLYISKIKSEVKSMVKRCRQLEIMQLECHRKMEETGRELSSCQLLISQHEAKIRSLTEYMQSVEQKKRLLEESHDSLSEELAKLQDQDNSLLEGKDGEKGEIEEGNVKKTVRQQGDSHRGLHHKQLTRLRDEINEKQRVIDELNDRNSKMELELAQVRTDFERLKSQDSSKSERLEELSFLNERHEQAKQDLKGLEETVARELQTLHNLRKLFVQDLTSRVKKSSEMEPDDSGGSCTQKQKISFLENNLDQLTKVHKQLVRDNADLRCELPKLEKRLRSTAERVKALETALRDAKEGAMMDRRRYQQEVDRIKDAMRAKSALRRPHAAQIAKPVRPKQLTGCSPTNPFYTYIRATEQANTYSNALFQGSVTQQSAATATCNPNSVQSNTVSTALGYRAGKYNGDILESFPLNIDNGNNISETRDINDNRSDVHCGSEVDDTNRHYIVQQETAAS; encoded by the exons ATGGCCGACATCCCAGCGGAGTGCAACATAAAAGTGCTGTGTCGCTTTCGCCCCCTCAACCAGTCGGAGATTGTCCGGGGGGACCTGTTTCTGCCCAAATTCCAGGGCGATGACACCGTCGCCGTCGGG GGGAGGTCCTATGCCTTTGACCACGTGTTTCCAACCAACACCACCCAGGAGCAGGTGTACAACACCTGCGCCAAGCAGATTGTCAAGG ATGTGCTGGGTGGCTACAATGGCACTATCTTCGCATATGGACAAACCGCCTCCGGGAAGACTCACACCATGGAG GGCAAACTCCACGACCCTCACCAGATGGGTATTATTCCTCGCATTGCTGAGGACATTTTCAACCACATCTTTGCAATGGATGAAAACCTTGAATTCCACATCAAG GTTTCCTACTTTGAAATCTACATGGACAAAATCCGTGACCTGCTGGATG tgaCAAAGACCAACCTGTCCGTCCATGAGGATAAGAATAGGGTGCCCTATGTGAAG GGATGCACTGAGCGTTTCGTCTCCAGCCCTGATGAGGTCATGGATGTGATCGACGAGGGCAAAAACAACCGTCACGTGGCTGTGACCA ACATGAACGAGCACAGCTCCCGCAGCCACAGCATCTTCCTGATCAACATCAAGCAGGAGCATGTGGAGACTGAGCAGAAGCTGTGTGGAAAACTCTACCTGGTTGATCTGGCTGGCAGTGAGAAG GTGAGTAAGACCGGAGCTGCAGGAGCCGTCCTGGATGAGGCTAAAAACATCAACaagtctctctctgctctgggaAACGTCATCTCCGCGTTGGCTGAGGGCACG aAATCTCACGTGCCGTATCGTGACAGCAAAATGACCCGCATCCTGCAGGACTCTCTTGGTGGCAACTGTCGCACCACCATGTTCatctgctgctctccctccagCTACAACGACACAGAGACCAAATCGACTCTGATGTTTGGCCAACG TGCCAAGACCATCAGGAACACCGCCTCCATCAACCTGGAGCTGACGGCGGAGCAGTGGAAGAGGAAGTttgagaaggagaaggagaagaacaagaCCCTGAAGGATTCCATCACGAAGCTGGAGGGCGAGCTCAACCGCTGGAGGAATG GAGAAAACGTGCCTGAGACAGAGCAGACTACGGCAGACGTGGTGATCCATACTGTGGAGGAGCGCCCCATTTTGGACAACGACACCTCCTCCATTGTGGTCCGTATTTCCGAGGAGGAGCGTCAGAAGTATGAGGAGGAGATCAGGAAGCTGTACAAGCACCTGGATGACAAG GATGATGAGATCAATCTGCAGTGCCAGTTTGTGgagaaactgaagcagcagatGCTGGACCAGGATGAG CTCCTGGCCTCATCCCGTGGGGATGGGGACAAGGTCCAGGCTGAGCTTGGCAGGCTGCAGGGGGAGAGTGACTCTGCCAAGgctgaggtgaaggaggtgcttcaggctctggaggagctggcCATCAACTATGACCAGAAGagccaggaggtggaggagaaaggcCTGCAGAACCAGCTGCTGGCCGACCAACTGGCCCAGAAAATG GCCAGTCTGATGGAGCTGGAGGCAGAGCTGTCTCGTATGCAGGAAGTGAGCGGTCAGCAGAGGAAACGTATCGCTGACGTCCTCAACGGCCTGATGAGGGACCTCAGTGAGTTCAGCACCATCGTGGGCAACGGCGAGATCAAGCTG CCGGTGGAGATCAGCGGCGCCATCGAGGAGGAGTTCACCGTGGCTCGCCTCTACATCAGCAAGATCAAGTCGGAGGTGAAGAGCATGGTGAAGCGCTGCCGACAGCTGGAGATCATGCAGCTGGAGTGCCACCGcaagatggaggagacagggagggagcTCTCCTCCTGCCAGCTCCTCATCTCTCAG catgaGGCTAAGATCCGCTCTCTGACGGAGTACATGCAGAGtgtggagcagaagaagaggctgctggaggagagccACGACTCGCTGAGCGAAGAACTGGCCAAGCTGCAAGACCAGG ATAACTCCCTGCTCGAggggaaggatggagagaagggcGAGATTGAGGAGGGAAATGTGAAG AAGACTGTCCGTCAGCAGGGAGATTCTCACCGCGGCCTCCATCACAAGCAGCTGACCCGCCTGCGGGACGAGATCAATGAGAAGCAGAGGGTCATCGATGAGCTCAATGA TCGTAACTCTaagatggagctggagctggCTCAGGTTCGCACGGACTTTGAGCGTCTGAAGAGTCAGGACAGCTCCAAGAGCGAGCGCCTGGAGGAGCTCTC aTTCCTGAATGAACGTCATGAGCAGGCCAAACAGGACTTGAAGGGTCTGGAGGAGACTGTC GCCCGCGAACTCCAGACCCTCCACAACCTGCGCAAGCTGTTCGTTCAAGACCTCACGTCGCGGGTTAAAAAA AGTTCCGAAATGGAACCTGATGATAGCGGGGGGTCTTGCACCCAGAAGCAGAAGATTTCCTTTCTTGAAAATAACCTGGACCAACTTACAAAGGTTCACAAACAG CTGGTTCGTGACAATGCAGATCTGCGCTGTGAGCTTCCAAAGTTGGAGAAACGGCTTCGGTCTACTGCTGAGAGAGTTAAGGCCCTGGAGACTGCACTGAGGGACGCCAAGGAGGGCGCCATGATGGACCGCCGCCGCTATCAGCAGGAGGTCGACCGCATCAAGGACGCCATGAGAGCCAAGAGCGCCCTGCGCCGCCCCCACGCAGCACAGATCG CCAAGCCGGTGAGACCGAAGCAGCTGACAGGTTGCTCTCCCACAAACCCGTTCTACACCTACATCCGTGCCACTGAACAGGCCAACACCTACAGCAACGCCCTCTTCCAAGGAAGCGTGACACAGCAGAGCGCCGCCACCGCCACCTGCAACCCCAACTCTGTCCAGAGCAACAC AGTTTCCACAGCACTGGGCTACAGAGCAGGCAAATATAATGGAGACATACTGGAGTCCTTCCCACTAAATATTGACAATG GTAACAACATCAGTGAAACGAGAGACATCAACGACAACAG GAGTGATGTTCACTGTGGCAGCGAGGTGGATGATACAAACAGGCACTACATCGTTCAGCAGGAGACGGCTGCAAGTTAA
- the kif5aa gene encoding kinesin family member 5Aa isoform X2 has protein sequence MADIPAECNIKVLCRFRPLNQSEIVRGDLFLPKFQGDDTVAVGGRSYAFDHVFPTNTTQEQVYNTCAKQIVKDVLGGYNGTIFAYGQTASGKTHTMEGKLHDPHQMGIIPRIAEDIFNHIFAMDENLEFHIKVSYFEIYMDKIRDLLDVTKTNLSVHEDKNRVPYVKGCTERFVSSPDEVMDVIDEGKNNRHVAVTNMNEHSSRSHSIFLINIKQEHVETEQKLCGKLYLVDLAGSEKVSKTGAAGAVLDEAKNINKSLSALGNVISALAEGTKSHVPYRDSKMTRILQDSLGGNCRTTMFICCSPSSYNDTETKSTLMFGQRAKTIRNTASINLELTAEQWKRKFEKEKEKNKTLKDSITKLEGELNRWRNGENVPETEQTTADVVIHTVEERPILDNDTSSIVVRISEEERQKYEEEIRKLYKHLDDKDDEINLQCQFVEKLKQQMLDQDELLASSRGDGDKVQAELGRLQGESDSAKAEVKEVLQALEELAINYDQKSQEVEEKGLQNQLLADQLAQKMASLMELEAELSRMQEVSGQQRKRIADVLNGLMRDLSEFSTIVGNGEIKLPVEISGAIEEEFTVARLYISKIKSEVKSMVKRCRQLEIMQLECHRKMEETGRELSSCQLLISQHEAKIRSLTEYMQSVEQKKRLLEESHDSLSEELAKLQDQDNSLLEGKDGEKGEIEEGNVKKTVRQQGDSHRGLHHKQLTRLRDEINEKQRVIDELNDRNSKMELELAQVRTDFERLKSQDSSKSERLEELSFLNERHEQAKQDLKGLEETVARELQTLHNLRKLFVQDLTSRVKKSSEMEPDDSGGSCTQKQKISFLENNLDQLTKVHKQLVRDNADLRCELPKLEKRLRSTAERVKALETALRDAKEGAMMDRRRYQQEVDRIKDAMRAKSALRRPHAAQIAKPVRPKQLTGCSPTNPFYTYIRATEQANTYSNALFQGSVTQQSAATATCNPNSVQSNTVSTALGYRAGKYNGDILESFPLNIDNGNNISETRDINDNSDVHCGSEVDDTNRHYIVQQETAAS, from the exons ATGGCCGACATCCCAGCGGAGTGCAACATAAAAGTGCTGTGTCGCTTTCGCCCCCTCAACCAGTCGGAGATTGTCCGGGGGGACCTGTTTCTGCCCAAATTCCAGGGCGATGACACCGTCGCCGTCGGG GGGAGGTCCTATGCCTTTGACCACGTGTTTCCAACCAACACCACCCAGGAGCAGGTGTACAACACCTGCGCCAAGCAGATTGTCAAGG ATGTGCTGGGTGGCTACAATGGCACTATCTTCGCATATGGACAAACCGCCTCCGGGAAGACTCACACCATGGAG GGCAAACTCCACGACCCTCACCAGATGGGTATTATTCCTCGCATTGCTGAGGACATTTTCAACCACATCTTTGCAATGGATGAAAACCTTGAATTCCACATCAAG GTTTCCTACTTTGAAATCTACATGGACAAAATCCGTGACCTGCTGGATG tgaCAAAGACCAACCTGTCCGTCCATGAGGATAAGAATAGGGTGCCCTATGTGAAG GGATGCACTGAGCGTTTCGTCTCCAGCCCTGATGAGGTCATGGATGTGATCGACGAGGGCAAAAACAACCGTCACGTGGCTGTGACCA ACATGAACGAGCACAGCTCCCGCAGCCACAGCATCTTCCTGATCAACATCAAGCAGGAGCATGTGGAGACTGAGCAGAAGCTGTGTGGAAAACTCTACCTGGTTGATCTGGCTGGCAGTGAGAAG GTGAGTAAGACCGGAGCTGCAGGAGCCGTCCTGGATGAGGCTAAAAACATCAACaagtctctctctgctctgggaAACGTCATCTCCGCGTTGGCTGAGGGCACG aAATCTCACGTGCCGTATCGTGACAGCAAAATGACCCGCATCCTGCAGGACTCTCTTGGTGGCAACTGTCGCACCACCATGTTCatctgctgctctccctccagCTACAACGACACAGAGACCAAATCGACTCTGATGTTTGGCCAACG TGCCAAGACCATCAGGAACACCGCCTCCATCAACCTGGAGCTGACGGCGGAGCAGTGGAAGAGGAAGTttgagaaggagaaggagaagaacaagaCCCTGAAGGATTCCATCACGAAGCTGGAGGGCGAGCTCAACCGCTGGAGGAATG GAGAAAACGTGCCTGAGACAGAGCAGACTACGGCAGACGTGGTGATCCATACTGTGGAGGAGCGCCCCATTTTGGACAACGACACCTCCTCCATTGTGGTCCGTATTTCCGAGGAGGAGCGTCAGAAGTATGAGGAGGAGATCAGGAAGCTGTACAAGCACCTGGATGACAAG GATGATGAGATCAATCTGCAGTGCCAGTTTGTGgagaaactgaagcagcagatGCTGGACCAGGATGAG CTCCTGGCCTCATCCCGTGGGGATGGGGACAAGGTCCAGGCTGAGCTTGGCAGGCTGCAGGGGGAGAGTGACTCTGCCAAGgctgaggtgaaggaggtgcttcaggctctggaggagctggcCATCAACTATGACCAGAAGagccaggaggtggaggagaaaggcCTGCAGAACCAGCTGCTGGCCGACCAACTGGCCCAGAAAATG GCCAGTCTGATGGAGCTGGAGGCAGAGCTGTCTCGTATGCAGGAAGTGAGCGGTCAGCAGAGGAAACGTATCGCTGACGTCCTCAACGGCCTGATGAGGGACCTCAGTGAGTTCAGCACCATCGTGGGCAACGGCGAGATCAAGCTG CCGGTGGAGATCAGCGGCGCCATCGAGGAGGAGTTCACCGTGGCTCGCCTCTACATCAGCAAGATCAAGTCGGAGGTGAAGAGCATGGTGAAGCGCTGCCGACAGCTGGAGATCATGCAGCTGGAGTGCCACCGcaagatggaggagacagggagggagcTCTCCTCCTGCCAGCTCCTCATCTCTCAG catgaGGCTAAGATCCGCTCTCTGACGGAGTACATGCAGAGtgtggagcagaagaagaggctgctggaggagagccACGACTCGCTGAGCGAAGAACTGGCCAAGCTGCAAGACCAGG ATAACTCCCTGCTCGAggggaaggatggagagaagggcGAGATTGAGGAGGGAAATGTGAAG AAGACTGTCCGTCAGCAGGGAGATTCTCACCGCGGCCTCCATCACAAGCAGCTGACCCGCCTGCGGGACGAGATCAATGAGAAGCAGAGGGTCATCGATGAGCTCAATGA TCGTAACTCTaagatggagctggagctggCTCAGGTTCGCACGGACTTTGAGCGTCTGAAGAGTCAGGACAGCTCCAAGAGCGAGCGCCTGGAGGAGCTCTC aTTCCTGAATGAACGTCATGAGCAGGCCAAACAGGACTTGAAGGGTCTGGAGGAGACTGTC GCCCGCGAACTCCAGACCCTCCACAACCTGCGCAAGCTGTTCGTTCAAGACCTCACGTCGCGGGTTAAAAAA AGTTCCGAAATGGAACCTGATGATAGCGGGGGGTCTTGCACCCAGAAGCAGAAGATTTCCTTTCTTGAAAATAACCTGGACCAACTTACAAAGGTTCACAAACAG CTGGTTCGTGACAATGCAGATCTGCGCTGTGAGCTTCCAAAGTTGGAGAAACGGCTTCGGTCTACTGCTGAGAGAGTTAAGGCCCTGGAGACTGCACTGAGGGACGCCAAGGAGGGCGCCATGATGGACCGCCGCCGCTATCAGCAGGAGGTCGACCGCATCAAGGACGCCATGAGAGCCAAGAGCGCCCTGCGCCGCCCCCACGCAGCACAGATCG CCAAGCCGGTGAGACCGAAGCAGCTGACAGGTTGCTCTCCCACAAACCCGTTCTACACCTACATCCGTGCCACTGAACAGGCCAACACCTACAGCAACGCCCTCTTCCAAGGAAGCGTGACACAGCAGAGCGCCGCCACCGCCACCTGCAACCCCAACTCTGTCCAGAGCAACAC AGTTTCCACAGCACTGGGCTACAGAGCAGGCAAATATAATGGAGACATACTGGAGTCCTTCCCACTAAATATTGACAATG GTAACAACATCAGTGAAACGAGAGACATCAACGACAACAG TGATGTTCACTGTGGCAGCGAGGTGGATGATACAAACAGGCACTACATCGTTCAGCAGGAGACGGCTGCAAGTTAA